One Brassica napus cultivar Da-Ae chromosome C3 unlocalized genomic scaffold, Da-Ae chrC03_Random_5, whole genome shotgun sequence DNA segment encodes these proteins:
- the LOC106427534 gene encoding transcription factor bHLH162-like, whose translation MWLLLSSMVYDTSTRTRKTGVWIRGIQTQSQSRPSDLKIIEKNRRIQMEDLYLELNSLLPQTSRELPLPDQLDEAANYIKELQVNVEKNRERKRKLVTTAALDKLNSTGSSSMSSSVDVSVPRRLPRIEIQETGPILHISLVTSLEHKFMFHEIIRVLTEELGAGLTHAGYSIIDDAVFHIFDCKVEDCDFGATSRISENLKKLVNSVN comes from the exons atgtgGTTGTTATTGAGTTCCATGGTTTATGACACttcaacaagaacaagaaaaacaGGAGTGTGGATAAGAGGCATTCAAACACAAAGTCAATCAAGACCTTCAGATCTCAAAATAATTGAGAAAAATAGAAGGATTCAGATGGAAGATCTTTACTTAGAACTGAactctcttcttcctcaaacCTCTAgg GAGCTACCTCTACCGGATCAGTTAGATGAAGCTGCAAACTACATCAAGGAGCTACAAGTGAACGTGGAGAAAAATAGAGAAAGGAAGAGGAAGCTTGTTACGACTGCAGCTTTGGACAAATTGAATTCCACAGGATCTTCATCCATGTCCTCGAGTGTTGATGTCTCCGTGCCTAGACGGTTGCCAAGGATCGAGATTCAAGAAACCGGTCCGATTCTTCACATCTCCCTTGTGACAAGCTTGGAACATAAGTTTATGTTCCATGAGATCATTCGTGTTCTCACTGAGGAATTAGGAGCTGGGCTCACTCATGCTGGATACTCAATTATTGATGATGCCGTCTTCCACATTTTTGATTGCAAG GTGGAAGATTGTGATTTTGGAGCTACTAGTAGAATTTCTGAGAATCTCAAGAAACTTGTGAACAGTGTCAACTAA